The following are from one region of the Chloracidobacterium sp. genome:
- the lpdA gene encoding dihydrolipoyl dehydrogenase: MAEQFDVTIIGAGPGGYVAAVRGAQLGLKVAIIEKEKDAKLGGTCGLRGCIPTKALLNAAHLYQKAGEFEKFGLKVSGLEYDWAGVQNYKSGIVDKNAAGVTYLMKKNKVTVFNGHGKIAGKGKVEVALADGKKETIETKNIIIATGSVVRPIPGFEVDGKQVVNSDQILELQSVPKSMVVMGSGAVGVEFASVYHRFGCETTVIELLDRIVPIEDADVSKELARAFKKQGIKCETAIKLDKLEKNKKGVKVSGKNAKGEDMTFEAEMLLVAVGRMPYLEGLGLEKTKVVVNPRGTIKVNDYCETDEPGVYAIGDVIDTAWLAHLASKEGILVVEKIAGKKVEPIKQNLVPNCTYCDPEVASVGLTEAKAKEAGYDVKVGKFPFSASGKARILGETDGFVKIVAEKKYDEVLGVHIIGPHATELLAEACVAMALETTADELGRVIHAHPTVSESVMEAAEGVHDLTIHM; this comes from the coding sequence TTGGCAGAACAATTTGACGTCACTATCATCGGAGCCGGCCCGGGCGGCTATGTCGCTGCGGTTCGTGGAGCACAACTCGGACTAAAGGTCGCTATCATCGAAAAGGAAAAGGACGCCAAGCTCGGCGGAACCTGCGGACTTCGTGGCTGCATACCGACAAAAGCGCTGCTGAACGCGGCTCATCTTTATCAAAAGGCAGGCGAGTTTGAAAAGTTTGGGCTAAAGGTTTCAGGCCTTGAATACGATTGGGCCGGCGTTCAAAATTATAAATCAGGAATCGTCGACAAGAACGCCGCCGGTGTGACCTATTTGATGAAGAAAAACAAGGTCACCGTCTTCAACGGCCATGGAAAGATAGCCGGAAAGGGCAAGGTCGAGGTCGCCCTCGCAGACGGCAAGAAAGAGACCATCGAGACCAAGAACATCATTATCGCGACCGGTTCGGTCGTAAGGCCGATCCCGGGCTTTGAGGTTGATGGCAAGCAGGTCGTCAATTCAGATCAGATACTTGAACTCCAGAGCGTCCCGAAATCGATGGTCGTCATGGGCTCGGGAGCCGTTGGTGTTGAGTTTGCGAGCGTTTATCACCGCTTTGGCTGCGAGACGACGGTCATTGAATTGCTTGACCGGATCGTGCCGATCGAGGACGCCGATGTCTCAAAGGAACTCGCACGTGCCTTTAAGAAACAGGGCATTAAATGCGAGACCGCCATCAAGCTCGATAAGCTCGAAAAGAACAAGAAAGGAGTTAAGGTCTCCGGCAAAAACGCCAAAGGCGAGGACATGACCTTTGAAGCCGAGATGCTCCTCGTCGCCGTCGGCCGAATGCCCTACCTCGAGGGCCTGGGCCTTGAGAAGACCAAGGTCGTCGTAAACCCCCGAGGGACGATCAAGGTGAATGATTATTGCGAAACGGACGAGCCGGGTGTTTACGCAATCGGCGACGTCATCGACACTGCCTGGCTGGCTCACCTCGCTTCGAAAGAAGGCATTCTGGTCGTCGAGAAGATCGCCGGCAAGAAGGTCGAACCGATCAAGCAGAACCTCGTGCCAAACTGTACCTATTGCGATCCGGAAGTAGCGAGCGTCGGCCTGACCGAAGCGAAAGCAAAAGAGGCAGGCTATGACGTCAAGGTCGGCAAGTTCCCGTTCTCAGCATCGGGCAAAGCACGCATCCTCGGCGAGACTGACGGCTTTGTCAAGATCGTCGCCGAAAAGAAATACGACGAGGTCCTCGGCGTCCACATCATTGGCCCGCACGCGACCGAACTTCTCGCCGAAGCATGCGTCGCCATGGCACTCGAGACCACCGCCGACGAACTCGGACGGGTTATCCACGCCCATCCGACCGTCTCAGAATCCGTTATGGAAGCCGCGGAAGGTGTTCACGATCTGACGATTCATATGTAG